AACGTAAACTCATCGGATTGGAGATCCCAGCGTATTCCTAAGCTGCGTTGTGATGGAAGTCCCTCTGTTCTAAGTTCCAAGTCTTTCAATTCCTTGGCTAGATCGTCAGTGTTGAATGCGTGCAGCACCTCAGTTGAATTGGAAGCTATCTTATGTAAGCGGAGATCGCCAAACTCCTTGAGTGCAGCACATGTACGACTCATGAGGTCAATGGCTTCCTCTACAGAAGGAACGGAGGATAACGCATCGTCTACATAAAAATTGCGATGAATGAAGTGTTTGACGTCCGTACCGTATTTTTGTTCAGCGACATCGGCGGTTTTCCTCAATCCGAAAGTGGCCACAGCCGGCGACGGACTGTTCCCGAACACATGGACTTTCATTTGATAGTCTACTAAAGGTTGGTTCAAATCATTGTTTTCGTGCCAAATGAAGCGTAAGTATCTGCGATGGTCTGGATGTACCAAAAAGCAGTAGAACATCTGTTGCACGTCCGCTGTGATTGCCACCGTTTCTTTCCGAAACCGCATAAGGACCCCGATGAGACTGTTGATCAGGTCTGGCCCCgacattaaaatgttattcaAAGATGTTCCTTGAAGCTTTGCTGAGGAGTCGAAAACACCTCTGATTCGGTCTTTTTTCTGTGGGTGGTATACCCCAAACAAAGGTAAGTACCAGCATTCCTCTTCCGGATTAAGTGACGCAGCTGGTTCCGCGTGGCCAGAATCAATCAGGCCTTTCATGAACTCCAGGAAATGTTCTCTTTTGACAGGGTTACGACGCAAGCTTTCATCGAGGCTTTTGGCTCGATCCATGgcttgttttttattgtttggcAGGCGCGATCTGTTTTCCTTAAAAGGAAGTGGTGCAATCCATTGACCCGTTTTATGCTTTTTCATCTGGTCTTCCATCAAAGACAAGAAGTTTTTATCTTCCACAGACCTTCCCGGTTTGTTGTCCCTTTCAGTACGATGGAAAATGTCAGAAACACAGATCTTACTGTCACACGGCCTTAAGATTGAGTCTGGTCCTGGTGTAGGATTTAATAATGTTTTCAGGACGTTTGCTTTAGATGTAGGTGCATGAAGTCCATTTAAACAAGACTCCCCGACGATTACCCATCCGAGATGGAGTCGCTGAGCGTATGGTTGTTCCGGAGGTCCGACCTTCTGTTCTAATACGTGGTGGGCAATCAGCAGGTCTCTGCCGATTAGAAGTAGGATTTCAGTGTTGACAGCCAGAGGTGGAATACAGTCTGAAATATCCACCAAATGTTGGTAGTTGGTGGCCACTTCCGGTGTGGGTATTTCCTCGCTGTTGTTGGGGATAGCATCACACTCAATAACATTTGGCAGTTTCAGTGAAGCAGTGCCATCTATGGACTCTATAATAAATCCGCTTGTTTCCACCTTACCACTGCACGTAGATAAAAGATAGTTCTCTGGTGCTGAATGAGGATCAAAAGTATCAAAGAGTTCTTTTCTACCCAGTGTCCTATTACTCTGCTCGTCCTGAATTGCGTAAGCTAGTGTAGGATCTTGGTTACTGGCCTCGTGACGTACAGTTACAAGAACTATCTTTGCACATGATTTTCCCTCAAAATACTTTCCACAAATTTCAGtacattttgtgtttattttctcCTCCCCGCCATGATTCTGAGGCGCCATAGAACTGCGGTCAAAATGCATTCCTGTCGCATGATCTACACTTTTACAAATGTCACACTTGACCGATTCCTTACAATCTTGTTTCCTATGTTTCCCATCACAACACTTGAAACACTTTCCATGTTTCCTCAGTAAATCTCTGCGTTCGCTAATGGGTTTCGCTTTGAATGATCTGCAATCATTTGTTGAATGTCCTGCGTTATGAATCAAACACCTAGGTTTATCTTGTTGGTGATCAGTACCTGAGACGGCCGTCTCACGTACGGATATATGGGATCTCTTCCCATTGCCATGTGAAGCTGGGGTGTTGGTGTCAGTATTTCCAGTAGATATGTAATCAAATCCTGGGTCGTTCAAAGTTGCTGCCAACTCTTGGATAAAGGTACAGAAGTATGAGAAGGGCGGAAACGCCACATTGTGGGTGCGCTTGAACGTTACAGCCCTATTGCGCCATTTGTTCTGGAGGTTGGCAGGCAGTTTCTGGATAACAGGGTTTACACCTAATGATGTGTCGAAGTACCCAAGGAGGGTGCTGTATCTTTCATCATCTTTTACAGCCATAATTTCATTAAGCGTATCAGAGAGTTCGAAGAATTTGGCTTTATCCTTATAGGTTAGCCTTGGTAAGTTATTTAGTTTCTGTTTAAGAGCGTGTTCGACTCTTTCTGGGCTGCCGTAAAAGCTA
The window above is part of the Pecten maximus chromosome 2, xPecMax1.1, whole genome shotgun sequence genome. Proteins encoded here:
- the LOC117343299 gene encoding uncharacterized protein LOC117343299 — protein: MAVKDDERYSTLLGYFDTSLGVNPVIQKLPANLQNKWRNRAVTFKRTHNVAFPPFSYFCTFIQELAATLNDPGFDYISTGNTDTNTPASHGNGKRSHISVRETAVSGTDHQQDKPRCLIHNAGHSTNDCRSFKAKPISERRDLLRKHGKCFKCCDGKHRKQDCKESVKCDICKSVDHATGMHFDRSSMAPQNHGGEEKINTKCTEICGKYFEGKSCAKIVLVTVRHEASNQDPTLAYAIQDEQSNRTLGRKELFDTFDPHSAPENYLLSTCSGKVETSGFIIESIDGTASLKLPNVIECDAIPNNSEEIPTPEVATNYQHLVDISDCIPPLAVNTEILLLIGRDLLIAHHVLEQKVGPPEQPYAQRLHLGWVIVGESCLNGLHAPTSKANVLKTLLNPTPGPDSILRPCDSKICVSDIFHRTERDNKPGRSVEDKNFLSLMEDQMKKHKTGQWIAPLPFKENRSRLPNNKKQAMDRAKSLDESLRRNPVKREHFLEFMKGLIDSGHAEPAASLNPEEECWYLPLFGVYHPQKKDRIRGVFDSSAKLQGTSLNNILMSGPDLINSLIGVLMRFRKETVAITADVQQMFYCFLVHPDHRRYLRFIWHENNDLNQPLVDYQMKVHVFGNSPSPAVATFGLRKTADVAEQKYGTDVKHFIHRNFYVDDALSSVPSVEEAIDLMSRTCAALKEFGDLRLHKIASNSTEVLHAFNTDDLAKELKDLELRTEGLPSQRSLGIRWDLQSDEFTFHVEPEEKPFTRRFVLSCINSIFDPLGFLAPVTIAGKAILREAMSDGADWDEPLRADCLHKWEQWKLSLQHLQNVRIPRTYGNMSMSKTVKNELCIFSDASEKAIAAVVSIRLTDSNGSQRLGFVLGKAKLAPKHGHTIPRLELCGAVLATELYDTIRDEMDIEFDRVQFFTDSRVVLGYIRNETKRFFVYVENRVERIRRSSRPEDWNYVCSKLNPADEATRSVPADRLQNCMWLNGPSHILIDEPDLGEDTDYPLVSPEEDIEIRTCKTEVEETSEQRFDSSRFSYFSSWYRLVRAITNVKHLATRWTRTIKGQDSNHSATHDSNLVKRSEQFIVKVVQSEAFHKEIQSLSHGKNIPRNSSILNLDPYLDDDGLLRVGGRLKNSNLLKCQKNPIILPKAHHVSKLTVAHYHQEVKHQGRLFTEGAIRTAGYWIVGCRRFVIVYVA